Part of the Bradyrhizobium sp. AZCC 1721 genome, CCAGTTCAACGGCATGGCCGGGCAGCTCGCCGAAACCTATTCGAACCTCGAAGCCAAGGTGAACGAGCGGACGCGGGACCTGGCGCAATCGATCAACGAGCTCAAGGTGCTCGAGGAGGTCGGCCGCGCGGTCGCCTCCTCGCTCGATCTCGACGCCGTGCTGCCCACGGTTGCCGCGCGCGCGCTCGAGATCACCCACGCCGACGCCGTGCTGATCTATGGCTATGACGCCGGCAATCACCAGTTCAGCCTGACCGAAGCCATCGGCATCGACAAGGCTGCCGAAGGCCGCCATCGCGCCATCGACGCCGACCATTCGCCGCTCGGCGAGGCCGCGACCAGCGGCGAGCCGATCGCGATCCCGCAGCTCGGCGCGACGCCCGAACATCCCTTGCGCGATGTCGCGATGGAAGCCGGCTTCCACTCGGTGCTGGTGGTGCCCTTGGTCGACCAGACCGGCATTTTGGGATCGCTGGTGGTGCTGCGGCGGAACGAGGGCGAGTTCTCCGCCAACCTGATCGGCCTGATGAAGACGTTTGCGCACCAGGCGGTGCTGGCGATGCGCAATGCGCGCCTCTTCACCGAAGTGGACCACAAGAGCCGCGAGCTGCTCGCCGCCAACGACATCGTGCGCGAACAGGCGAGCAAGCTGCAGGAGCAGACCGACCAGCTCCGCGACTGGAATCGCTCGCTGGAGGAGCGGGTGGAGACGCAGCTCGGCGAGATCGAGCGCATCCGGCGGCTGGAGCGTTTCCTGGCGCCGCAGGTGGCGCAGCTTATCGCCTCCTCCGACGGCCATGAGGGCCTGCTCGACAGTCACCGCCGCGAGGTGACGGTGGCGTTCTGCGACTTGCGCGGCTTCACCGCGTTCACCGAGACCACCGAGCCGGAAGAGGCGATGAACGTGCTGCGCGAATATCACGCAGCGCTCGGCGAGCTGATCTTCAAGTATGAGGGTACGCTCGACCGCTATGCCGGCGACGGCGTGATGATCCTGTTCAACGCGCCGATCCAGTTCGATGACCACACCGCGCGCGCGGTGCGGATGGCGGTGGAGATGCGCGACACCATCGGCGGCCTGACCGAGAAGTGGCGCAACCGCGGCCACAATCTCGGCTTCGGCATCGGCATCGCCCTCGGCTACGCCACCCTCGGCCAGATCGGTTTCGAGCAGCGCCTGGAATACGCCGCGATCGGCAGTGTCACCAATCTTGCCTCGCGTCTCTGCGACGAGGCCAAGGCCAACCAGATCGTGGTGAGCCGCCGCGTCTATGGCATGGTCGAGCCTTGGGTCGAGGGACGGCCGATCGACGATTTGAATTTGAAGGGATTCAACCATCCGATTTTAGCGGCCGAGATCACCGCCTGGCGCGAGTCGGTCGACAACGTGGTCGATGCCGCTGCGGCGCGACGGAAGAAGATGCAGTAGCCGCCGTCCCCTCCTGTCGCCCTGCGAACGTTTCCGTCGTCCCTGCGAACGCAGACCCATAACCACCGCTCCCAGTTATTGAAGCAAAGCCGTTTCCCCGTGTGCCCCTTACACCGGCCGCGGCGTATGGGTCCCTGCCTTCGCAGGGACGACAGTGAATGTGCCGCGCGTTCGCTTCGAAATTTCAAACCGCGGAAATCCTCCCGCAGCGCCGTTGCGCCCGAGGATTTGCTTCATCAATCGCCCCATGAAAATCAGAGGGCGCTGGGAACGACCGGGTGCTTGCAACCGTTGCGGCCGCCTGACAACAAGCCACGTGGACGCGCCCGCCTGTCAGTGCCAACCGGGCTGCTGCATTCGCGCGCGGGTCTGCGCCAATTCTTCGAGGCTGCTGTCGATCTGCGTGCGGTACATGCCGAGATCCTCGAGATGGCGATCGTCGAGCTTGCGCAGGGCCTCGCGCATGGCGTGCCGTTCGTGGCGCGCAATGACCGCTGCGAGGAAGCTGTTGACGAGACGGCGCAGGCGCGCGAGCCAAATCGCAGTTCGCCAGGCAAATGGCCTGATGGCGGAGGTCGGAATGGTGGTCAGCATAGTCATGGCTATTTTCTTTCAAACGGTAGCCGGAACCCGGTGAGCTTGCCGGGCACCCTTTC contains:
- a CDS encoding adenylate/guanylate cyclase domain-containing protein, which translates into the protein MSEGNDRAKFLREGLFAKYVVALVGLVVFVLAINGAMEIWITYRGIKSSLHDGMSDKAEATAKRIAQSISELERQISWVTRASTKTIEDRRADYSQLLRQVPQVSQLSLLGSNGREQLRLTRQTVTLGSNADFSRDVRFTETVSRGTSFAPAYLRDQQPFMSIALSHADGSITIAEIDLDFLSEFLIDAQVGKVAYAYVTDAKGEVLARSSNGPEVGKNLSALPQVAAVSKPGGVAPASGLDANGDAVLTTSSLVPKLGWRVFFEQPTAQALTPIRDQLVRIALLIALGLVVAIIAGTIMARRLLVPITALQAGARRLGAGDFGHRIEVKTSDELEELANQFNGMAGQLAETYSNLEAKVNERTRDLAQSINELKVLEEVGRAVASSLDLDAVLPTVAARALEITHADAVLIYGYDAGNHQFSLTEAIGIDKAAEGRHRAIDADHSPLGEAATSGEPIAIPQLGATPEHPLRDVAMEAGFHSVLVVPLVDQTGILGSLVVLRRNEGEFSANLIGLMKTFAHQAVLAMRNARLFTEVDHKSRELLAANDIVREQASKLQEQTDQLRDWNRSLEERVETQLGEIERIRRLERFLAPQVAQLIASSDGHEGLLDSHRREVTVAFCDLRGFTAFTETTEPEEAMNVLREYHAALGELIFKYEGTLDRYAGDGVMILFNAPIQFDDHTARAVRMAVEMRDTIGGLTEKWRNRGHNLGFGIGIALGYATLGQIGFEQRLEYAAIGSVTNLASRLCDEAKANQIVVSRRVYGMVEPWVEGRPIDDLNLKGFNHPILAAEITAWRESVDNVVDAAAARRKKMQ
- a CDS encoding DUF1127 domain-containing protein; the encoded protein is MTMLTTIPTSAIRPFAWRTAIWLARLRRLVNSFLAAVIARHERHAMREALRKLDDRHLEDLGMYRTQIDSSLEELAQTRARMQQPGWH